TTTTGCTCTGACAACACTTTGGGTCCTTAGAACTTTTTGGAAACATAAGGACACTCCTATAGTCAAAGCAAACAATAGAAACCTTACCtacactcttctcttctctctctttctttgcttcctttgcTCTCTCCTCTTCATTGGGAAACCAACATCTACCACATGTCTTCTTCGACAAACAGCCTTTGGCATTGTTTTCTCTTTGGCCCTTTCCAGTGTTTTGGCCAAAACAATTATTGTTGTTCTAGCCTTTGTGGCTACCAGGCCTGGGTCCCAGGTAAGGAAATGGGTAGGGAGAAAGTTAGGAGATACTATTGTCATTTCCTGCACCTCTATCCAAGTGAGCATTTGTTCTTTTTGGCTATTTACTTCCCCACCATTCCCAGATAGGGACTTCAATTCTCTCCATAAAGAAATCATTCTAGAATGCAATGAGGGCTCTACTACCATGTTTTGTCTTGTCTTGGGCTATATGGGTTTTCTGGCCATGGTCAGTTTTTCTGTGGCTTTCTTTGCCAGGAAGTTACCTGATAgcttcaatgaagccaaatttATTACATTCAGCATGTTgatcttttgcagtgtttggttgTCTTTTGGTCCAATGTACCTCAGCACTAAAGGAAAATATGTGGTGGCTGTTGAAGTCTTCTCCATCTTAACTTCAAGTGCTGGGTTGTTGAGTTGCATTTTTTTCCCTAAATGCTACATAATTTTAATCAGGCCTGAACTGAACAACAAAGATCAATTAATAAAGAGACAAAGCAGGGCCATCTTATAAATAATTTATCTAGGAATTAAGCTAAATTCATAGatgttcatttatatatacatatgtacctGTCTCCTAATACATTCACATATTGGTTGAAGCTAGTGTATGTCACAATTACCATTTTCTGCTTCATATTTTGTGAAATAATTTTTAGACAGGTCCCTATAAAATCTTTGTTAAAAGAAGACAATGTTTATTCAGATGTCAACAACTTCAGCACCTGTGGTCCTATCTTTCACTATCATTAAGTGCATGCTTCCTCCTTATTAAATTAGtagctagtagtaatagtagttctTCATACTGATGAAGAAATCAACAAAATGCTCCTCTGCAAAGTATCATTGGGTCTTATCACCATTACTTCATTTTTTTCACAATGTCCATTTGTGTTCAATATAAATTACTTTTCCAGCAAAGTTCCTTCCATTGTATGCAACTTAAGTGAACCAGTCATAATTTTACATGAGTTCTACCAGCCAGGAAACCTTGCTATTGGAGAGATTGTTTCCCATGTCTTCTTCCTCCACTTGTCAATCGATTTCAGAGAAAAGCCCTCAGAGATTAGTATGAAAGAAGCCATGTAAGCAATTTCTATCCCACGCTGAGCAGAAGATGAATTTGTACAGAATCTGGATTGCTGCCTTCTGAATGAAATCTTCCCTTAATATTGAAGAATCATACCTGtcttattttaaacattttgcaAAGACGCCATTTATATTTGCAGTTATTAATGCTTTTCATATTTTGAAGTTTGCTTGTCAGATTTTTTATCACCATCTTCTTGATTCTCAAGCTCTTCAGTCAGCCAGTCAGTCATTTTCTGAAACTCTGCACTTTAATTTTGTCTATTTAAATTACAGTATTTCATAGAGGCTTTATTGTCTGAAACTCTGCTGATTATGTACAtagcttctttttttctttaatttttctgtAATTAATAAGTGATTTTGCTTCCATCACTAAAACATGTCCTAATGACAATTTTACTAAAACCACCAGacttataatattttttaaaaaaatacaattatttgTATGTTACCAAACTTTTTCatctctgattttatttatttttttatcagaATACATTCAAGTGGTTAGATTCTATCAATGGGTTGCCAATTACATGATAGGTTCCATTTCTGAACTGTTAGCAATCAGTGATCAGCTATACTTTGAAATTGCAACATATCCTGTTCCACTGTTCAATTCACCCAATGGAACCAATATCTGAATCATTAAAAAGCTGTATTTTGTGTTGGTATagaaaaagtcacttaacaaagaACTCATAGAGTTCTCATTTGGCCAAACTCTGCTCTCTTATTTTGAGCCATTtaataaatagaatatatttcATTACAGCATCCAAGGAATAAATAGGAAATCTAATGCTGGAAAGGCAGGGAAGGGGTAAAGAGGGAGCACTGTGTTTGATCTAGATTTAATTGCTTTGCTACAACTTTAGGTGTATCTTACAGTTTCAGAAAGGACAGAGATAAGCTTGCTTCTCTGGCTTTCCCCATTTCACAACTTTCTCAGTCCACTGAGCATGATTTTTCAAATGAGAAATCTGTCCTATGTATGTAACCTAACCACTAAGCAGAATTTATATCCTATGAGAATGTGATGCTAGCTTGAATAGGAACTATAGCAGCATATGTAAAACAGATTCTCTGTTTAAAAGCTTAAAATTCAGCATATTAAATGTTATATCAGATTGCATGAAATGTAACATATGAGGAAATCTCTTAGGCTTTACTTATGGAAAATACACACAAGTTAGGTTTTACTTTTATCAGAGTACAATATTTTCTTTCATGCACTAAAGTCAAGattttctaaatttgtttctcATTGTGACATAAGATGCTTTGTTTGAATTTTGCTAAAGCATGAAAACatgtttctttggggggggggattgtaacTTTTCAGTGTGATGCCAAAAAACTACCAGCACATTCTGGCTCTTGTATTTGCCATAAAAGAGATCAATGAGAATTCCATGCTTCTTCCTAATGTCACGTTGGGTTTTAATATTTTTGACAATTACTACAATGGACAGCTCACGTATAATACTGTCCTCCGCCTACTTTCTGCAAAAAAGAGATTTGTCCCTAACTACATGTGTGATGTTAAAGACCAGTTAGTAGCTGTCATTGGTGGACTTGATTCTGAAACCTCTTCATTTCTGGCCACAGTTTTATCTATTTACAAAATTCCGCAGGTAGAGTTGGATGGAAACAGAGGGAATGTGCAAACTGTCTAATAAAAGCTTATAATTAAAAATGTCATGGTCATAGATGACAAATTATGATGGATGAAAAATTAATATTAGCAAAATTTACAGAAATACAATTAAggagtaaaatagaaacacaTTTAAAGGAGTTACTTCCAGCTATACATATTTTAAGATGTCACTCTTTGTAGGAGAGAGATAAGTGGGGGAAACTATTCTTGTGGATATTTTCAAGTATATGGAATTGAAATGTGTTCCCTGTTTTTAGTTAGCTTGTCCACAATGACATCTGACACTAAATCAGAATTTCTCAGAGAGCTAAGGAATCGTCTTTAATTGAATATTCAGGCAGAGAATGGGTTACTAAAATTGCTGTAATTTAGCCCAGGATTATAGATCCTTAATTAAGTAAGGAGAGAATGGGGCAAACTTAAAATACCTGAATAATAGCAGAGAAACTCCTAGAATCAAATGACTTGGGGGCCTCAAGTTAAAACAAATTAATCTTAAAATTCAAGCTTTATACCATTTTGAAGTTTTTTcagaatttaaattaaaatattatttcacactCAGAGATGTCTAGCAAATACAATGCATGTTCAGAAGTGCTTTTAAAATGCAATGTACAATAATTATTAGATTAAACAAAATATTGAATAATTGTTTTTAGATTACTTATGGATCTTTTGTCTCAGGAATGAATGACAAAACACTGCTTGCTACCTTATACCAAATGGTTCCAAATGAAATTCAGCAGTACTCTGGGATTGTCCACTTACTGATACATTTCAGATGGACTTGGGTTGGACTCTTTGCAGTGGATGATGACAatggagaaaggtttttccaAACATTGGTTCCAATGCTTTCTTCAAATAGCATCTGTTCTGCTTTTAGCAAAAGAACACCCAAATGGACATATGTTGCTGATATATTAGACTTGTTTTTAGATGACTTGGACAAATTTCCTTCACTCATGGAAAGCAAAGCAAATGTTTTTATTGTCCACGGTGCACCTCCTTCCATGCTTAATTTGAGCTGGTATCTTCACATGGCAGTTTTTGATTCAAACCTGGGCAAAGTGTGGATTGTGACAGAACAGTGGGATTTCCGATTAAGCACCTATCAAAAGAACTGGGATATTCAATTCTTCCAGGGTGCTATATCATTCTCAGTTCATTCAAATGAAATACCGGGATTTAAAACATTCCTTGAAAATGTAAATCCTTCATGGGAAACTAAAGATTGCTTTATTCAGGACTTTTGGGAAAATGCTTTTAGTTGTTCAATGAAAAATCATAGTGTAATTACAGAGGAAGAGCCCAAGAAAGTTTGCACAGGAGAAGAAAAGTTGGAGAGTCTTCCAGGGACTTTCTTTGAGATGAAAATGACTGGACACAGCTATAATGTCTACAATGCTGCCTATGCTGTTGCTTATGCATTACATGTTATGCATGATTCTAGGTCAAAATCCAGATCAAAAGTTGCTCAAAAAAGTTTGGAAGTTCTGAGCTTTCAGCCATGGCAGGTAATGTTACTCTAAAAGAccagttttatttttatacataatttataataatagtaaAGCGGAATCTCTCTCAAATTGAACCTGATTCATGGTAACAAAATGGATACTTCCATGTAGCTATtttcacaatacagtgatccctcgagtttcgcgatctcgagtattgcgaaacgctatatcgcaagttttcaacccggaagtaaactccaccatctgcgcatgcgtgcccttccacgcatgcgtagatggtggagtttccccaccaggcagaggcttccctgggtcttccccctcttgccccggtaagaccccagcggcggcgcgagcaacggcgtgggcgggcgggcggcacgcgcgcggggaaaccccagctccgcttcccagctgggaagcagccccagcaacggcgtgggcgggcgggcggtgcgcgcgcgcttcgggacaccccagctccgcttcccagctgggaagcggagctggcaacggcGGGCGGCGCATgtgcgcttcgggacaccccagctccgcttcccagctgggaagcggagctggcaacggcgggcgaagggcaggcggcggtggaagtaaaaacaccatctgcgcatgcgcagatggtgtttttacttccgcactgctactttgcgaaaaatcgatcatcgcgaggggtcctggaacggaaccctcgcgatgatcgagggatcactgtgtaaTACAGAAACTTTGCACCAAAAGAGAAGTAAGAGCACTGTGATTTCATAGGGCACCTAGATATATTTCATTGtataaaaataagaacataatATGCTAGCAAGCTTGTTACGTGTGCATtatcttaacttttttttaatcacaCTCTTTGGATACTTCAGAATCATACATTGATAAAATTGAGGTATATGATATAAATGTAACAATCTGATCACCCTAAAGAAAAATAGAATTTCATACAATTTTGATtcttggggttgttgttgtttctagTTTGCATTGGTCATGCTGTATTTTTAAGTTATTTCCTAAGATTTGTTTTCCGCTTTTTTCCCCCTAGTTTCATATAGTTTCcatgatagtttatttatttattttttcctttttacaatatagctttttaaaaaaaatattgtatggtCATATTGCTACTTAGTGTTTATGTAACACTACAAATTAGTATTATTTAAATGGGACACTATGTGAGTAGGTCAATTATATAAATttgtttcataaataaatataaattgttaTACTAAACCATTTGAAGCTTGATAAATAAGTTTAATAATACAAAAGTTCTATTACTTCTTTTCAATTTTCCATCAAGCTTATCATCAATCGGGTTCAAACGAGTTTTAAGGTAGCTTCTTTTAGTGATATTAAACACTATAAATCTCCCTGCAATAAATGTTCATCATTTTCATTATGAATGAAATACAATATATTCTTGTTTCCTTTTTGAAAAGATAGGCCAATCCCCTTCTAAAGGGAATCTCATTCAACAACAATGCTGAAGAAATAGTGCATTTTGATGAAAATGGAGAATTAATAATAGGTTTTGATATCAAAAATTGGATAACTTTCCCCAATGAAACTTTTAATCAGGTCATAGGAAAGATGGATCCTCATAGCAAAAAGTTAACAATCCAAGATGAAAAAATTGTGTGGCATAGAAGATTTAATcaggtaagaaaaaaaatcttttttaaaaaaattcacaatTATCAGCAAGAAATTCATATGATTGTTTGGGGAAAGAGTAATTATATCAATCCATTCCAATCAATTTTCAAATTTAGTTTTCGGGCAGACAAAAACAATTTATAgtaatgttagaaacatagaagattgacagcagagaaagacctcatggtccatctggtctgcccttatagtatttcctgtattttattttaggatggatatatgtttatcccaggcatgtttaaattcagttactgtggatttaccaaccacgtctgctggaagtttgttccaagcatctactactctttcagtcaaataatattttctcatgttgcttctgatctttcccacaactaacctcagattgtgccccgtgttcttgtgttcactttcctattaaaaacacttccttcctgaaccttatttaaccctttaacatatttaaatgtttcgattatgtcccccttttccttctgtcatccagactatacagattgagttcattaagtctttcctgatacgttttatgcttaagaccatttttgtagcccatctttgcacccattcaattttatcaatatctttttgtaggtgaggtctccagaagtgaacacagtactgtattccaaatgtggtctcaccagtgctctattcagtgagatcacaatctccctcttcctgcttgttatacctctagctatgcagccaagcattctacttgctttccctattgcctgaccgcactgttcacccatgatCTGGACTCTATTGGGGAATACAAACCAAGATGACAGGGTCAGGTCTTAGTTCCATaatttgggaagagtttgacctggtaaccccTGAGAATGTGGACAAAGCTATGGGAGCTGTATGTTCCTCCATCTGCTTACTGGACCTTTGCCCCTTCTGGCTGGTCTCAGTGAGTCGGGAGGTGACATGTGGCTGGATTCAGGCATTGATTAACACCTCCTTGAATGAGGAGTCATTCCTGCAGCCTCTGAAGGAGGcagtggtgcaacctcacctaaAGAAACCATCACTGGATCCAGCCGAATTGAAGAACTATAGGCCaatctccaacctgccctttttgggtaagattgttgagaaggtggtggcacccCAGCTCTGATGATCTttagaagaagctgattatctagattACTTTCAATCCAGTTTCAGGACCGGTCACAGCATTGAAACCattttggtcgcgctgatggatggtctctggcgggcccaggataggggacattctatcctggtgctcctcaaCCTCCCAGTGACCTTCGATACCattaaccatggtatccttctgcaacgactggagggattgggggtgggaggcgccattttatggtggttctcctcctatctcttcaGTTGTTCACAATGGGTGTTAGTgggggcagaggtccacccctcAGTCTCTCCTGCAGGGGTGctgcaggggtctgtcctctcccccctactatttaacatttacgcCAAgctgttgggtgagatcatccgatggcatggggtgaggtatcatcagtatgctgatgttacccagttatacatctccacctcaggccaattcagtgaagcagtggatgttatGTGCaaatgcctggaagctgtaaggatctggatgggggccaagaggctcaggctcaacccagacaagacaaagGGGCTGTGgacatttcctcctaaggactcttTGATCTGTACGTCCATTGTGATGGTGAGGGAAACATTGTCCCACTCAGAtggagtccacaacttgggtgtcctcctagatccacagcatCTTTCTGCTGTAGCCAGGGGGATCtgtgcccaggttcacctggttcaccagttgtggcctacttggaccaggagactctacgcacagtcactcaggccctcgtcacctcctgtcttgattattgtaatgcactctacatggggttacccctgaaaagtatttggagactgcaaatagtccagaatgcagctgtgaaagctgtcatgggtgtacctcgaTACACCCATACAACACCTTTGCTACTTGAGCTGCACtgacttcctattagtctccaggcacaattcaaggtgttggttatttccTATAAATGGCTCAGGGTCAGACTATTCACAGGACCATCTCTTGCTGCATACTGCCCAGAGGCCAATAAGAGCTCacaaagttggcctcctctgggtcgcgtcaactaaacaatgcaggttggtgggaccatggggagaGGCTTCTtggtggctgccccagctctatggaacaaaCTACTGCCCAATGTCCGTACAgctcccaccttactggcctttcataaggccacgaagacctggctttcctGGAagacctgggggccataaatGTACGTCTTTGATGACCAACTGTATGAATGATATGCATGTATGTGATTGTGACTGtccttttataataacttttcttTCATGAGgtcttagttttagataatgttcaacatctttctatcattttgtatctttttatattatatttatattgttgttgtaagccgccctgagtctttcgggattgggcggcatagaagtcaaataaataaataaatagataaataaataaataaataagtagatagatagatagatagatagatagatagatagataggtaggtaggtaggtaggtaggtaggtaggtagatagatagatgatagatagataaataaataaataattttgagactgtcagaaatcattacctctaaatccttctcttctgaagtttttgctaacacagaactgccagtacaatactcattgaggattccttttccccaagtgcattattttacatttggaaatattaaactgcagtttccattgctttgactacttatcttgtgaagctaaatcatttgccatattacagacgccttcaaaaatatcaaccctattgcaaacTTTGGAGTCATaggaaaataggcaaaccttccctaccaaaccttcccctatgtcactcattactattactatcgcTATTaaaaaataggacccagaacagacccttgtggcacacctctTGTAatcagtctctgctcagaatactcaccattaacaacacaTCTCTGATATCAAAGTCTCAGCCAGCTGCAAAGCCACTGAAATattcagggattaagtccaatcttcacttggCATCAAGAATAATATattatgtgaaccaaaaaagaccATTATCTTTTAGCAAGTGACATAGCTTTTAAATTATGATCTGTAAATAATTCTAGCTTTACTGAACTTGGGATCAGAAAACCTATAGAAGTCATGGACAGCTAGAGGTGATTTGAAACAAACTGCAATAAGAGATGTTTTCAACAGAAAAACTGAATAAACTGAATAAAAGACTCAAGAATACTTTTAAGTGGAATTTGATTTCCCTTGAATGACCTACTTTTTATTACTTTAATCTGCATTCATTAATGTGTGTGTTATAGCCAAATTCTCAAAACTCTGTATGGACTTCTAATAATTGACCTGTTGCACCACTTTTTAACTGATCGTTTATAGTTGTTCCTAGAGATTTAATTGTGTTTAGCAACAACATGAATCAGGAACAGTTGTGATATGGTATCCTTTATACTTTCTAAAACCATAACTTTCAAAACTTTCCAaattctgaaatttatttatggACATTTTTTATAGGAGCCACCCATTTCTCTGTGCAATGACCACTGCCATCCTGGTAACACCAGGGCGAAAAAGGAAGGGGAGCCATTTTGCTGTTATGTTTGTATTCCATGTCCAGAAGGAAAAGTTTCATTTCacaaaggcaagtgacaatttTTCAAAAGTAAGATTTCATGTATGGTTTTCCCAAATTCCAATGAAAACAGGTAATATAATAAGCTTCAAAAATGTTGTTGTATTGAGAatcaatattataaaataaatagccCTGTATGAAGTTCTTCACTTTTCAATTTTAGCATCTAAGATTGTCATGATATGCAAAAATTACTAAATAAAACTACTTTGATACTAGAAAGTCCTCTGTTTTACAACTGGAGTATTAGACTATGAGTGGAAAAGACTACTTTTAGTTTCAATTTATTTGGGCAATCATGTTCTCTCAAACTATTGTACCTTAAAAGGTTGTTATGAGGATGATGGTTGGAGAAAAAATAGATAACAATTATACCTCTTGGAAGAACAGGAAAATAATAAATTCAGAAAGAGAATATCTGGAGATATCAAAAAGGGGAAAGGAATGAGAATCAAATCATTATGCTCTTTCAACCCACATTGTTATACTTTTTTTCAGATATGGATTTCTGCAATGACTGCATAGAAGATCAATATTCAGCTCCAGACAAAACTCAATGTATTCCAAAGGGTTTAAAC
The genomic region above belongs to Erythrolamprus reginae isolate rEryReg1 unplaced genomic scaffold, rEryReg1.hap1 H_1, whole genome shotgun sequence and contains:
- the LOC139155320 gene encoding vomeronasal type-2 receptor 26-like, coding for MPKNYQHILALVFAIKEINENSMLLPNVTLGFNIFDNYYNGQLTYNTVLRLLSAKKRFVPNYMCDVKDQLVAVIGGLDSETSSFLATVLSIYKIPQITYGSFVSGMNDKTLLATLYQMVPNEIQQYSGIVHLLIHFRWTWVGLFAVDDDNGERFFQTLVPMLSSNSICSAFSKRTPKWTYVADILDLFLDDLDKFPSLMESKANVFIVHGAPPSMLNLSWYLHMAVFDSNLGKVWIVTEQWDFRLSTYQKNWDIQFFQGAISFSVHSNEIPGFKTFLENVNPSWETKDCFIQDFWENAFSCSMKNHSVITEEEPKKVCTGEEKLESLPGTFFEMKMTGHSYNVYNAAYAVAYALHVMHDSRSKSRSKVAQKSLEVLSFQPWQANPLLKGISFNNNAEEIVHFDENGELIIGFDIKNWITFPNETFNQVIGKMDPHSKKLTIQDEKIVWHRRFNQEPPISLCNDHCHPGNTRAKKEGEPFCCYVCIPCPEGKVSFHKDMDFCNDCIEDQYSAPDKTQCIPKGLNYLSHEDSLGKALAFSSIAFALTTLWVLRTFWKHEDTPIVKANNRNLTYTLLFSLFLCFLCSLLFIGKPTSTTCLLRQTAFGIVFSLALSSVLAKTIIVVLAFVATRPGAQVRKWVGRKLGDTIVISCTSIQVSICSFWLFTSPPFPDRDFNSLHKEIILECNEGSTTMFCLVLGYMGFLAMVSFSVAFFARKLPDSFNEAKFITFSMLIFCSVWLSFGPMYLSTKGKYVVAVEVFSILTSSAGLLSCIFFPKCYIILIRPELNNKRQLIRKK